In one Corallococcus sp. EGB genomic region, the following are encoded:
- a CDS encoding serine/threonine-protein kinase has product MSTPRTERFGRFELLERMSIGGLSTLHRALDTEAPAGSRPVVLKRLLPSLSEDPAVVEEFLDLASLSACIQHDNVVRVLDFGVADGEPFLVREWVEGQSLGRVQSMHRRQGMRTLPEPIAVSIGIDICQGLQPAHQLVGLIHGDLMALNVLMGSGGEVKLIEFGFNHWTLRKAWRKATAQGGILRGKLMYFAPEQLLEAPVDGRADVYVLGVLLYTLLCGDLPMNCDSEYQIFKDVLEGRLIPARQHNPSLDAELVRILERALARSVDDRYPSAEAMGQALTDWLKAHAPAFSRETRKQWLAPLLPPATSR; this is encoded by the coding sequence ATGAGCACTCCCCGGACCGAACGGTTTGGCAGGTTCGAGCTGTTGGAGCGGATGAGCATCGGCGGCCTGTCCACGCTTCACCGGGCGCTCGACACGGAGGCCCCCGCCGGCAGCAGGCCCGTGGTCCTCAAGCGGTTGCTGCCGTCGCTCTCGGAGGACCCCGCGGTCGTCGAGGAATTCCTCGACCTCGCCTCCCTTTCGGCATGCATCCAGCACGACAACGTCGTGCGCGTCCTGGACTTCGGTGTGGCCGACGGCGAGCCCTTCCTGGTCCGGGAGTGGGTGGAGGGGCAGAGCCTGGGCAGGGTACAGTCCATGCACCGGCGGCAAGGCATGCGGACGTTGCCCGAGCCCATCGCCGTGAGCATCGGCATCGACATCTGCCAGGGATTGCAGCCTGCGCACCAGCTCGTGGGCCTGATCCATGGAGACCTCATGGCCTTGAACGTACTGATGGGCAGCGGCGGAGAGGTGAAGCTCATCGAGTTCGGCTTCAACCACTGGACGCTGCGGAAAGCGTGGCGGAAGGCGACGGCGCAGGGGGGCATTCTCCGCGGCAAGCTGATGTACTTCGCTCCCGAGCAGTTGCTGGAAGCTCCGGTGGATGGCCGTGCCGACGTGTATGTCCTGGGCGTGCTGCTCTACACGCTGCTGTGCGGAGACCTTCCCATGAATTGCGACTCCGAATATCAGATATTCAAGGATGTCCTGGAGGGCAGACTGATTCCCGCCCGGCAGCACAACCCCTCCCTGGATGCGGAGCTCGTGCGAATCCTCGAGCGCGCGCTGGCGAGGTCCGTGGACGACCGCTACCCGTCCGCCGAGGCGATGGGACAGGCGCTGACGGACTGGCTGAAAGCCCACGCGCCCGCGTTCAGCAGGGAGACGCGGAAGCAATGGCTGGCCCCGCTCCTCCCGCCCGCGACGTCCAGGTGA
- a CDS encoding lipopolysaccharide assembly protein LapB gives MSTGRVMGLAARVALLAVWGCALGVSCVKRPVDYAREQARTLAPAKLESSSQPSTGPVRKIRVRVYADSDYREQVVRWRSSVVSQLQRASSVTQGQLGVVFELESTREWAHRGVEGELEGSLTALELWDPGEDVDLVVGFVSALKFFSSAQHELGMARLFGRHCVLREMGNPEEVRAIMEALIHLPQDERQTLYEERKMHKETSVFLHEWAHTLGAFHVRSSHWMMFPSYAPNQAAFAPQTLALLKTSLRHASAGRRDDAAARAWATELGALLASTSSPDWEGPEKEAVVEWLAKVREGKAPLVVHQPQAPLPPEDRRRLDEIIALEKAGRVEVAAQQLEPLTRRHPEDFVVQSLACYLDTRVAPKLAATQEKCEAVAEKFPSAPAPLFHLANLALQQGQHLEAQGQLVRARQRMEANPGTPPEVWGDLAAFFKETSSVTWAEQAIQKAGNDSRIESLRTWARQARRWKALPVDVSVSGVAVEREGEFIRAAKEVEDSLDKGQATKAQARLTWLKREFPRAPVLHVLDCEGHLRAGRTGPAKAACRQAVAAHEEAVQAHFILGWLASASGPREEARTHLERVVALEPLHKQAWQLLAEQYRAVGMTEALKMLQGRYREQFAQELR, from the coding sequence ATGAGCACAGGTCGTGTCATGGGATTGGCGGCGCGTGTCGCCCTGCTGGCGGTGTGGGGCTGTGCCCTCGGCGTGTCGTGTGTGAAGCGGCCCGTGGACTACGCACGGGAACAGGCGCGAACCCTCGCGCCAGCGAAGTTGGAGTCCTCGTCGCAACCCTCGACGGGGCCAGTCCGGAAGATTCGGGTCCGGGTCTATGCGGACTCGGACTATCGGGAGCAGGTGGTGCGCTGGCGAAGCAGCGTCGTATCCCAGTTGCAGCGCGCGAGCTCGGTGACGCAGGGGCAACTGGGCGTTGTCTTCGAGCTTGAGTCGACGCGCGAGTGGGCGCATCGAGGTGTCGAGGGCGAGTTGGAGGGTTCACTGACCGCTCTGGAGCTGTGGGATCCGGGCGAGGACGTGGACCTGGTGGTCGGCTTCGTCTCCGCGCTCAAGTTCTTCTCCTCCGCGCAGCATGAGTTGGGCATGGCCCGGCTGTTCGGGCGTCACTGCGTGCTGCGCGAGATGGGAAACCCGGAGGAGGTCCGCGCCATCATGGAGGCGTTGATCCACCTGCCCCAGGACGAGCGGCAGACGCTCTACGAGGAGCGGAAGATGCACAAGGAGACGTCCGTCTTCCTCCACGAGTGGGCGCACACGCTGGGGGCATTCCACGTGCGCAGCTCGCATTGGATGATGTTCCCGAGCTACGCACCGAATCAGGCGGCCTTCGCGCCGCAGACCCTGGCGTTGCTCAAGACCAGCCTTCGCCATGCCTCGGCGGGCCGTCGCGATGACGCTGCCGCGCGGGCCTGGGCGACCGAGCTGGGTGCACTGCTGGCCTCGACGTCCTCGCCGGACTGGGAGGGACCGGAGAAGGAGGCGGTCGTCGAATGGCTCGCGAAGGTCCGCGAGGGCAAGGCGCCGCTGGTCGTTCACCAGCCCCAGGCCCCCCTGCCTCCGGAGGACCGGCGCCGGCTCGACGAAATCATCGCGCTCGAGAAGGCGGGGCGCGTGGAGGTCGCCGCCCAGCAGCTGGAGCCCCTCACGCGACGCCACCCGGAGGACTTCGTCGTCCAAAGCCTGGCCTGCTACCTGGACACGCGTGTCGCCCCCAAGCTGGCGGCGACCCAGGAGAAGTGCGAGGCCGTCGCCGAGAAATTTCCCTCCGCGCCCGCCCCCTTGTTCCACCTCGCGAACCTGGCCCTCCAGCAGGGGCAGCACCTGGAGGCGCAAGGCCAGCTCGTGCGGGCGCGGCAGCGGATGGAAGCGAACCCTGGAACACCGCCGGAAGTCTGGGGAGACCTCGCGGCCTTCTTCAAGGAGACCTCCTCGGTCACGTGGGCGGAGCAGGCCATCCAGAAGGCGGGCAATGACTCTCGGATCGAGTCTCTGCGGACCTGGGCCCGGCAGGCTCGCCGCTGGAAGGCGCTGCCGGTGGATGTCTCCGTGAGCGGTGTCGCGGTGGAGCGGGAGGGAGAGTTCATCCGCGCGGCGAAGGAGGTCGAGGATTCCCTCGACAAGGGGCAGGCGACGAAGGCGCAGGCACGGCTCACCTGGCTCAAGCGGGAGTTTCCACGAGCGCCGGTGCTGCACGTGTTGGATTGCGAAGGCCACCTGCGCGCTGGCAGGACGGGGCCTGCGAAAGCGGCATGTCGGCAGGCCGTGGCCGCGCACGAGGAAGCTGTGCAAGCGCACTTCATCCTGGGGTGGCTGGCCTCCGCGTCGGGTCCCCGCGAGGAGGCGCGTACCCACCTGGAGCGTGTCGTCGCGCTGGAGCCCTTGCACAAGCAAGCGTGGCAACTCCTGGCGGAGCAGTACCGCGCCGTGGGGATGACGGAGGCGCTGAAGATGCTCCAGGGGCGCTATCGTGAGCAGTTCGCCCAGGAGCTGCGCTGA